From a single Paludibacter jiangxiensis genomic region:
- a CDS encoding bile acid:sodium symporter family protein, whose translation MTRFLKSYMLPIAMCIGIIFYRFFTELSFITPYLIFAMLFITYCKLSIKELRFEKFHFFLLAIQLFGSIAVYLTLRGFNPLVAQGSMICVLAPTATSAAVITGMLGGSVASLTAYSILSNLCVAIFAPIIFSFIGEHSNFTFFESFLYILKEVFPLLILPLVFAFTLEKLAPKVKLKIQALHGWSFYLWALALTIVVGKTVSFIMKQPADNYAVEIIMAASTFFICIGQFLAGRKIGKRYDKTVTGGQGLGQKNTVLTIWMALSYLDPISSIGPGAYVLWQNIVNSYQLWRKQRSQAQPDDGRS comes from the coding sequence ATGACCAGATTTTTAAAATCATACATGCTTCCCATTGCCATGTGTATTGGCATTATCTTCTATCGTTTTTTTACAGAATTATCATTCATCACCCCTTACCTGATCTTTGCAATGCTTTTTATCACCTATTGCAAACTATCAATCAAAGAGCTCCGGTTCGAAAAATTTCACTTCTTTCTGCTGGCCATTCAGTTATTCGGGAGTATTGCTGTATATCTGACCCTGAGAGGGTTCAATCCTCTGGTTGCTCAAGGATCAATGATCTGTGTTTTAGCGCCTACAGCCACTTCCGCTGCCGTAATCACCGGCATGTTAGGGGGGAGCGTTGCGAGTTTGACCGCTTATAGCATTCTCAGCAACTTATGTGTCGCTATATTCGCACCAATAATTTTTTCATTTATCGGAGAACACTCAAATTTCACTTTTTTCGAGTCGTTCCTCTATATTCTGAAAGAGGTATTTCCTCTGCTGATCCTTCCTTTAGTATTCGCTTTTACATTAGAAAAACTCGCTCCTAAAGTCAAATTAAAAATACAAGCGTTGCATGGATGGTCATTCTATCTGTGGGCGCTGGCTCTTACAATTGTTGTGGGGAAAACCGTTTCGTTTATCATGAAACAGCCTGCGGATAATTATGCTGTTGAAATAATAATGGCTGCTTCTACATTTTTTATCTGTATAGGACAATTTCTGGCAGGAAGAAAAATCGGCAAACGATATGACAAAACGGTCACGGGAGGACAAGGACTGGGACAAAAGAATACGGTGTTGACTATCTGGATGGCATTATCGTACCTTGATCCAATCTCGTCAATAGGACCCGGAGCCTATGTTTTGTGGCAGAACATAGTTAATTCTTACCAGCTTTGGAGGAAACAACGCAGCCAGGCTCAACCCGATGATGGTCGGAGCTAA